The proteins below come from a single Brevundimonas sp. LM2 genomic window:
- a CDS encoding chorismate mutase, producing the protein MSWSARSLAETLHKPQIVAVDARVDPAACRSMDDVRHGVDALDRALVALLAERQRYMDAAARIKPDRDAVHDDARIEDVVTKVLAAAQAHHLSPDIAEPVWRTLIDRCIAHEFATYDRTRP; encoded by the coding sequence ATGTCCTGGAGCGCGCGTTCGTTGGCTGAGACCCTGCACAAGCCCCAGATCGTCGCCGTCGACGCCCGCGTCGACCCCGCCGCCTGCCGCTCGATGGACGACGTCCGTCACGGCGTCGACGCCCTCGACCGCGCCCTGGTCGCCCTGCTGGCCGAGCGCCAGCGCTACATGGACGCCGCCGCCCGCATCAAGCCGGACCGCGACGCCGTCCACGACGACGCCCGCATCGAGGACGTGGTCACAAAGGTCCTGGCCGCGGCCCAGGCCCACCACCTGTCGCCCGACATCGCCGAGCCGGTCTGGCGCACCCTGATCGACCGCTGCATCGCCCACGAGTTCGCGACCTACGACCGCACCCGCCCCTAG
- a CDS encoding DUF1330 domain-containing protein: MTDTPTAKAYVINEIVVTDPDRYAEYAALAKPTVEAFGGRYMVRGGAGQALVGEPPAARIVVLEFPDRPTALAWRASPDYQAALRIREAASTSRVYVVDGV, from the coding sequence ATGACCGATACGCCGACCGCCAAGGCCTATGTCATCAACGAGATCGTCGTCACCGACCCGGACCGCTATGCCGAGTACGCGGCTCTGGCCAAGCCGACGGTGGAGGCTTTCGGCGGGCGCTACATGGTGCGCGGCGGCGCCGGCCAGGCCCTCGTCGGCGAGCCGCCCGCGGCCCGCATCGTCGTGCTCGAGTTCCCGGACCGCCCGACCGCCCTCGCCTGGCGCGCCTCGCCCGACTACCAGGCCGCCCTGCGCATCCGCGAGGCCGCCTCGACCTCGCGGGTCTATGTCGTCGACGGCGTCTAG
- a CDS encoding Hpt domain-containing protein: MSRRDLTGAVDFAVLDRTTGGDDAVAEEVLGLFVQQAGLWSPMLDTRQEGWRDAVHTIRGAAAGIGAGHLAAACLEAEGAESGVVPRRLDEVRDALNAALADVAAWRHELMLRSLKG; the protein is encoded by the coding sequence ATGTCCCGGCGCGACCTGACCGGAGCCGTCGATTTCGCGGTGCTGGATCGCACGACCGGCGGCGACGACGCGGTGGCCGAGGAGGTGCTGGGTCTGTTCGTCCAGCAGGCCGGCCTGTGGTCGCCGATGCTGGATACGCGGCAGGAGGGCTGGCGCGACGCGGTTCACACGATCCGGGGGGCGGCGGCCGGCATCGGGGCGGGACATCTGGCCGCCGCCTGTCTGGAGGCCGAGGGGGCCGAGTCCGGGGTGGTGCCGCGTCGGCTGGACGAGGTCCGCGACGCCCTCAACGCGGCCCTGGCCGACGTCGCGGCGTGGCGGCACGAGCTGATGCTCCGATCGCTGAAGGGCTAG
- a CDS encoding amino acid permease, whose translation MAFWNRRKSIDALHQASDGPRLKATLSWPHLLALGVGAIVGTGILTLIGVGAGLAGPAVMISFALAGLVCACAALAYAELSTMMPQAGSAYAYSYAVLGEGIAWIVGWSLILEYSLVVSAVAVGWSGYAVGFLTGMGIDLPTALTVGPHVAGGVVNLPAVAIIALVTGLLLLGTRESATLNAILVVIKVAALIGFVAIALPAFDQANFVPFMPYGFGAPFVQTGVMAAAAIIFFAFYGFDAISTAAEETKKPERDLAIGIIGSMLICTVLYLVVAAAAIGARPVASFAASPEPLALILRELGQGTAAQWIAASAVIALPTVLLAFLFGQSRIFLGMARDGLLPTSLAKISTRGVPAVVTVFTAIVVAALAGIMRLDELASLANAGTLAAFGAVGVCLIVLRLRDPARERKFRAPLFWLVGAITVVGCLVFFFSLQARTQLYFLYWNLGGLVIYLLWSAKNARLAKHPEQAG comes from the coding sequence ATGGCCTTCTGGAACCGGCGCAAGTCGATCGACGCATTGCATCAGGCGTCGGATGGGCCGCGCCTGAAGGCGACGCTGAGCTGGCCGCACCTGCTGGCCCTGGGCGTGGGGGCCATCGTCGGGACGGGGATCCTGACCCTGATCGGGGTTGGGGCGGGGCTGGCCGGGCCGGCGGTGATGATCAGCTTCGCCCTGGCCGGATTGGTCTGCGCCTGCGCCGCCCTGGCCTATGCCGAGCTGTCGACCATGATGCCGCAGGCGGGCAGCGCCTATGCCTATTCCTACGCCGTGCTGGGCGAGGGGATCGCCTGGATCGTCGGGTGGAGCCTGATCCTCGAGTATTCGCTGGTGGTCTCGGCCGTGGCGGTGGGCTGGTCGGGCTATGCGGTCGGGTTCCTGACGGGGATGGGGATCGACCTGCCGACGGCCCTAACGGTTGGGCCGCATGTGGCGGGCGGGGTGGTCAACCTGCCGGCGGTGGCGATCATCGCCCTGGTCACCGGCCTGCTGCTGCTGGGCACGCGCGAGAGCGCGACGCTGAACGCCATCCTGGTGGTCATCAAGGTCGCCGCCCTGATCGGCTTCGTGGCCATCGCCCTGCCGGCCTTCGACCAGGCCAATTTCGTGCCCTTCATGCCCTATGGCTTCGGGGCGCCCTTCGTCCAGACCGGCGTGATGGCGGCGGCGGCGATCATCTTCTTCGCCTTCTACGGCTTCGACGCCATCTCGACGGCGGCGGAGGAGACCAAGAAGCCCGAGCGCGACCTGGCCATCGGCATCATCGGCTCGATGCTGATCTGCACGGTGCTGTATCTGGTGGTGGCGGCGGCGGCGATCGGGGCGCGACCCGTGGCCAGCTTCGCCGCCAGTCCCGAACCCCTGGCCCTGATCCTGCGCGAGCTGGGACAGGGGACGGCGGCCCAGTGGATCGCGGCGAGCGCGGTGATCGCCCTGCCGACCGTCCTGCTGGCCTTCCTGTTCGGCCAGAGCCGGATCTTCCTGGGCATGGCGCGCGACGGCCTGCTGCCGACGTCGCTGGCGAAGATTTCGACCCGGGGCGTGCCGGCGGTGGTGACGGTCTTCACCGCCATCGTCGTGGCGGCCCTGGCCGGGATCATGCGGCTGGACGAACTGGCCTCGCTGGCCAATGCCGGGACCCTGGCGGCGTTCGGGGCGGTGGGGGTGTGCCTGATCGTGCTGCGGCTGCGGGACCCGGCCCGCGAGCGCAAGTTCCGCGCCCCGCTGTTCTGGCTGGTCGGGGCGATCACGGTGGTGGGCTGCCTGGTCTTCTTCTTCAGCCTGCAGGCGCGCACACAGCTGTATTTCCTGTACTGGAACCTTGGCGGGCTGGTGATCTACCTGCTGTGGTCGGCCAAGAACGCGCGCCTGGCCAAGCACCCCGAACAGGCCGGCTGA
- a CDS encoding DUF1800 family protein → MRISQTFDRARRLIVPLAMMVALSACGGGGGGGGGGSGSGGGPAGPAPAPVPAGPTAADAGRLLTQATFGPTDADIEAVLATGYSGWIDQQIAAQSSSHLTYLDNRLAQLRLTNANANLGANNFYESFWLYSATSPAQLRERMKLALSEIFVISVVDANIDVRGAGSYYDMLGANAFGNYRTLLEQVALHPMMGVYLTLMGNQKEDARTGRNPDENFAREVLQLMSLGVHELNADGTVRRDGANNPIPTYTPSDISNLARVFTGLSWYSATPTTATFSGAGRTPDSYVRPMIAYPSFHSTSAKTFLGTTIPQGSNDAGTDVKIALDTIFAHPNVPPFICKQLIQRLVTSNPSPAYVGRCSASFVNNGSGVRGDLAAVVRAILLDAEARDTSASAVTTYGKVREPVVRMAHWMRAFGATSASGNYLLNSTSANTSLGQSALASSSVFNFFRPGYVPPNTRLSAQNLTAPEMQIVDEVTVAGYANTMQAAIGNGIGSGNDVRSAYTREIAIAGDANALADRMNRLLLNGTMSTALRARLVESLNSVTVPATTGTNQATIDTALLNRSKLAVYMTMVSPDYLVQR, encoded by the coding sequence GTGCGCATCTCACAGACTTTCGATCGTGCGAGACGGCTGATCGTGCCGTTGGCCATGATGGTCGCGCTGTCCGCCTGTGGCGGCGGCGGCGGCGGGGGCGGCGGGGGTAGCGGGTCGGGCGGCGGGCCCGCCGGTCCGGCGCCGGCGCCTGTGCCCGCGGGACCGACGGCGGCGGATGCCGGTCGTCTGCTGACCCAGGCGACCTTCGGACCGACCGACGCCGACATCGAGGCCGTCCTGGCCACGGGTTACAGCGGCTGGATCGACCAGCAGATCGCCGCTCAGTCGTCGTCCCACCTGACCTACCTCGACAACCGTCTGGCGCAGCTCCGGCTGACGAACGCCAATGCCAACCTCGGGGCCAACAACTTCTACGAGAGTTTCTGGCTGTATTCAGCCACCAGCCCGGCGCAGCTGCGCGAGCGCATGAAACTGGCCCTGTCCGAGATCTTCGTGATCTCCGTCGTCGACGCCAACATCGATGTCCGCGGAGCGGGCTCCTACTACGACATGCTCGGCGCCAATGCGTTCGGCAACTATCGGACCCTGCTGGAGCAGGTCGCCCTGCATCCGATGATGGGGGTCTACCTGACCCTCATGGGCAATCAGAAGGAGGATGCCCGCACCGGCCGGAATCCGGACGAGAATTTCGCCCGCGAGGTCTTGCAGCTGATGTCGCTGGGCGTCCACGAACTCAACGCCGACGGCACGGTCAGGCGCGATGGGGCCAACAACCCGATCCCGACCTATACGCCGTCCGACATCTCGAACCTGGCCCGGGTCTTCACCGGACTCAGCTGGTATTCGGCGACGCCGACCACCGCGACCTTCTCCGGCGCAGGCCGGACGCCGGACAGCTATGTGCGGCCCATGATCGCCTATCCCAGCTTCCATTCGACCTCGGCCAAGACCTTCCTGGGAACGACCATCCCGCAGGGATCCAACGACGCCGGCACCGACGTGAAGATCGCCCTGGACACGATCTTCGCCCATCCGAACGTCCCGCCCTTCATCTGCAAACAGCTGATCCAGCGGCTGGTGACCTCCAATCCTTCGCCCGCCTACGTCGGCCGCTGCTCGGCCAGCTTCGTCAACAACGGCTCCGGCGTGCGGGGGGATCTGGCGGCGGTCGTGCGCGCGATCCTGCTGGATGCCGAGGCCCGCGACACCTCGGCCAGCGCGGTCACGACCTACGGCAAGGTGCGCGAACCGGTCGTCCGCATGGCCCACTGGATGCGCGCCTTCGGGGCCACGTCGGCCAGCGGCAACTACCTGCTGAACTCCACCAGCGCCAACACCTCGCTCGGCCAGTCGGCGCTGGCGTCGTCCTCGGTCTTCAACTTCTTCCGGCCCGGCTACGTCCCGCCGAACACCCGGCTCAGCGCCCAGAACCTGACGGCGCCCGAAATGCAGATCGTCGATGAGGTGACCGTGGCCGGCTATGCCAACACCATGCAGGCCGCGATCGGCAACGGGATCGGCAGCGGCAACGATGTCCGGTCCGCCTATACCCGCGAGATCGCGATCGCCGGCGATGCCAACGCCCTCGCGGACCGGATGAACCGGCTGCTGCTGAACGGCACCATGTCGACCGCGCTGCGGGCCCGACTGGTCGAGAGCCTCAACAGCGTCACCGTCCCGGCGACGACGGGAACCAACCAGGCGACGATCGACACGGCCCTGCTCAATCGATCCAAACTGGCCGTCTACATGACGATGGTGTCGCCCGATTATCTGGTTCAGCGGTGA
- a CDS encoding DUF1501 domain-containing protein, with product MTHGIHNRRQLLRIGGAMSMLGAASPFAAQLLAAGNAASQSAPDYKALVCIFLFGGNDSNNAVLATDPDSWGRYFAARNTGGDPIALMPVGTPPTPVGATNALTGRVARANTPEAWGGVLPIVPRTPNPIPAGTNASVRTFGLHPMLAPLKTLFDADRLAVVANVGTLVRPITKAQYQGRTVAYPANLFSHNDQQSTWQAGQGEGARVGWGGRYGDLLSSLNGNGSLFTAISTAGNAVFLSGQNVVQYQMTTSAQPAVVITGQSGSSLFGSTVAPGRVREIVRDTSSASLFATDYATTTDRSIGAATSLNSVFASSTVTSVPNATAYVNPITRATETNSLAVQLQTVARMIAAGPTLGTKRQVFFVSLGGWDTHDFQNTTQANNLAKVAHAMAYFDGVLGNLGGVNMRQAVTTFTASDFSRTFTTNGDGTDHAWGGHHFVMGGAVRGGDIYGQFPTVGTDLGTFRNPDMAGSAFVPTTSVDQYGATMGRWMGVSEFNLDTIFPNLSGFAARGLGFLG from the coding sequence ATGACCCACGGAATCCACAACCGCCGCCAGCTGCTCCGCATCGGTGGGGCCATGTCGATGCTGGGGGCCGCCAGCCCCTTCGCGGCCCAGCTGCTCGCCGCCGGCAATGCCGCCAGCCAGAGCGCCCCGGACTACAAGGCCCTGGTCTGTATCTTCCTGTTCGGCGGCAACGACAGCAACAACGCCGTCCTGGCCACGGATCCCGACTCCTGGGGCCGGTATTTCGCCGCGCGCAACACCGGCGGCGACCCGATCGCCCTGATGCCGGTCGGCACCCCGCCCACGCCCGTCGGGGCCACCAACGCCCTCACCGGCCGCGTGGCCAGGGCCAATACGCCCGAGGCCTGGGGCGGTGTTCTGCCGATCGTGCCGCGCACGCCGAACCCGATCCCGGCGGGCACCAACGCCTCGGTCCGCACCTTCGGCCTGCACCCGATGCTGGCCCCGCTGAAGACGCTGTTCGATGCCGATCGCCTGGCCGTCGTGGCCAATGTCGGCACCCTGGTGCGTCCGATCACCAAGGCCCAGTATCAGGGTCGCACGGTCGCCTATCCCGCGAACCTGTTCTCCCACAACGATCAGCAGTCGACCTGGCAGGCCGGACAGGGCGAAGGGGCGCGCGTCGGCTGGGGCGGTCGCTACGGCGACCTGCTGTCCAGCCTGAACGGCAACGGATCCCTGTTCACCGCCATCTCCACGGCGGGCAACGCCGTCTTCCTGTCCGGCCAGAACGTGGTCCAGTATCAGATGACGACCTCGGCCCAGCCCGCCGTGGTCATCACCGGTCAGTCGGGCAGCAGCCTGTTCGGCTCGACCGTCGCCCCCGGCCGGGTCCGCGAGATCGTCCGGGACACCTCCTCGGCCAGCCTGTTCGCGACCGATTATGCGACCACGACCGATCGGTCGATCGGCGCGGCCACCTCGCTGAACTCGGTCTTCGCCTCCTCCACGGTGACCAGTGTCCCCAATGCCACGGCCTATGTGAATCCGATCACCCGCGCGACCGAGACCAATTCGCTGGCCGTCCAGCTGCAGACCGTCGCCCGGATGATCGCCGCCGGCCCGACCCTGGGCACCAAGCGCCAGGTGTTCTTCGTCAGCCTGGGCGGCTGGGACACCCATGATTTCCAGAACACGACCCAGGCCAACAACCTGGCCAAGGTGGCCCATGCGATGGCCTATTTCGACGGCGTGCTCGGCAATCTGGGCGGAGTGAACATGCGCCAGGCGGTGACCACCTTCACCGCCTCCGACTTCTCGCGGACCTTCACCACCAACGGCGACGGCACGGATCACGCCTGGGGCGGCCACCATTTCGTCATGGGCGGCGCGGTTCGGGGCGGCGACATCTATGGCCAGTTTCCCACCGTCGGCACCGATCTCGGGACCTTCCGCAACCCGGACATGGCGGGCTCGGCGTTCGTGCCGACGACCTCGGTCGATCAGTACGGGGCCACGATGGGGCGCTGGATGGGGGTCTCGGAATTCAACCTCGATACCATCTTCCCCAATCTGAGCGGCTTCGCCGCGCGGGGGCTGGGTTTCCTCGGCTGA
- a CDS encoding TonB-dependent receptor: protein MIRSNHTKTFLMGCVAACALGNVAHAQSNAGQESQLEEVIVTAQLRAQDPIEVPFALTAYNGEFLDRLGVQDFEELSAFVPGLLVQNQSPNNPGFQIRGLTSDSTGSSDEPRVSIYQDGVSISRAPGAFVELFDIERVEVAKGPQSTLYGRGALIGAVNVIQNKADLTGFDAEARAGVGSYDYRMAELMLNMPLSDTTAVRVATRLKSRDGYVENLLGGKDYNSIDTQAFRGLFAWAPSDAFRFDLIANYQQDNPSGVSFRSIYYNPQNPTTGAVLGGRNPEDGAALTPGTNIDGGRTLGIDREVWGVTGIARYDLSDSLTLNSTTAYRTFETSETFDPDGISLPILNGVGNSDGEQFSQELRLNWDNGGQWSGFAGVGYFSEDNQSDSPIEIDERLALAQLGRVLDGTNLAVLPTALPLAAYGSSAFLTPLLTGLGLPSAAIPGISRNLKASHIETAGTESELESYDVFGDLTWKPTDRLEFAAGVRYTSDQKTTGFSSSVLNGRSIAGGLLAVVQLGTQARALAAQGTPAALAQAQALNATINGLVTALATPGAVNFPASVIPVFGLTFQPTANNGDVTTRDLDDDGLTYRLTGRYALSDDASLYATYARGRRPAVLAVTVPTIPYGAPVFTEVPAETVDSYETGFKTVLNDGRIRLDGAVYFYSYENFQTTEQVGTQFITTNAGEAEAYGFESQASWAATDWLDLFSTYAYNHARFKTGARDGNSFRLAPDHRYSIGALATLAVSGGAIEVQPTYSWQSRVFFDDNNDRTSLQTTGFVPDVLVDEVQDGYGLLNLRVRYVPTGANWEVEAFGDNLTDEAFLKDAGNTGDSLGLPTFIAGEPLTYGVNLTIRY, encoded by the coding sequence ATGATCCGTTCGAACCACACCAAGACCTTTTTGATGGGCTGCGTGGCGGCCTGCGCGCTGGGCAACGTGGCGCACGCCCAATCGAACGCCGGCCAGGAAAGCCAGCTGGAAGAGGTGATCGTCACCGCCCAGCTGCGCGCTCAGGACCCGATCGAGGTGCCCTTCGCCCTGACCGCCTACAACGGCGAATTCCTGGACCGCCTGGGCGTGCAGGACTTCGAGGAGCTGTCGGCCTTCGTGCCCGGCCTGCTGGTGCAGAACCAGTCCCCGAACAACCCGGGCTTCCAGATCCGCGGCCTGACCTCGGACTCGACCGGCTCGTCGGACGAGCCCCGTGTGTCGATCTATCAGGACGGCGTCTCGATCTCGCGCGCCCCCGGGGCCTTCGTCGAACTGTTCGACATCGAGCGCGTCGAGGTGGCCAAGGGGCCGCAATCGACCCTCTACGGCCGGGGCGCCCTGATCGGCGCGGTCAACGTGATCCAGAACAAGGCCGACCTCACCGGCTTCGACGCCGAGGCCCGCGCCGGCGTCGGCAGCTACGACTACCGCATGGCCGAGCTGATGCTGAACATGCCGCTGTCGGACACGACGGCGGTGCGGGTCGCAACCCGGCTGAAGAGCCGCGACGGCTATGTCGAGAACCTGCTGGGCGGCAAGGATTACAACAGCATCGACACCCAGGCTTTCCGCGGCCTGTTCGCCTGGGCCCCGAGCGACGCCTTCCGCTTCGACCTGATCGCCAACTACCAGCAGGACAACCCCTCGGGCGTCAGCTTCCGCTCGATCTACTACAACCCCCAGAACCCGACCACGGGCGCGGTCCTGGGCGGGCGCAACCCCGAGGACGGCGCGGCCCTGACGCCCGGCACCAACATCGACGGCGGCCGCACCCTCGGCATCGACCGCGAAGTCTGGGGCGTGACCGGCATCGCCCGCTACGACCTGTCCGACAGCCTGACGCTGAACTCGACCACCGCCTATCGCACGTTCGAGACGTCCGAGACCTTCGATCCGGACGGCATCTCCCTGCCGATCCTGAACGGCGTCGGCAACTCCGACGGCGAGCAGTTCAGCCAGGAGCTGCGGCTGAACTGGGACAACGGCGGCCAGTGGTCGGGCTTCGCCGGCGTCGGCTATTTCAGCGAGGACAACCAGTCCGACTCGCCGATCGAGATCGACGAGCGTCTGGCCTTGGCGCAGCTCGGCCGCGTTCTGGACGGCACGAACCTCGCCGTCCTCCCGACCGCCCTTCCGCTCGCGGCCTACGGCTCCTCGGCCTTCCTGACGCCGCTGCTGACCGGCCTGGGTCTTCCGTCGGCTGCCATCCCCGGCATCTCGCGCAATCTGAAGGCCAGCCACATCGAAACGGCCGGGACCGAGAGCGAGCTGGAATCCTATGACGTCTTCGGCGACCTGACCTGGAAGCCCACCGACCGGCTCGAGTTCGCCGCCGGCGTCCGCTACACCTCCGACCAGAAGACCACCGGCTTCAGCTCCTCGGTGCTGAACGGACGGTCCATCGCCGGCGGCCTGCTGGCTGTCGTCCAGCTGGGCACTCAGGCCCGAGCGCTCGCCGCCCAGGGCACGCCCGCAGCCCTCGCTCAGGCCCAGGCCCTGAACGCCACGATCAACGGTCTGGTGACCGCGCTCGCCACGCCCGGCGCGGTCAACTTCCCGGCCTCCGTCATTCCTGTCTTCGGCCTGACCTTCCAGCCGACGGCCAACAACGGCGACGTCACCACGCGCGATCTGGATGACGACGGACTGACCTATCGTCTGACCGGCCGCTACGCGCTCAGCGACGACGCCAGCCTGTACGCCACCTATGCCCGTGGCCGCCGGCCCGCCGTCCTCGCCGTCACGGTTCCGACCATCCCCTACGGCGCGCCCGTCTTCACCGAGGTGCCGGCCGAGACGGTCGACAGCTATGAGACCGGTTTCAAGACGGTGCTGAACGACGGCCGCATCCGCCTGGACGGCGCGGTCTATTTCTACAGCTACGAAAATTTCCAGACCACGGAACAGGTCGGCACCCAGTTCATCACCACCAACGCCGGCGAGGCCGAGGCCTATGGGTTCGAAAGCCAGGCCTCCTGGGCCGCCACCGACTGGCTCGATCTGTTCTCGACCTATGCCTACAACCACGCCCGCTTCAAGACCGGCGCGCGGGACGGGAACAGCTTCCGTCTGGCACCCGACCACCGCTATTCGATCGGGGCCCTGGCGACCCTGGCCGTCAGCGGCGGCGCGATCGAGGTGCAGCCGACCTACAGCTGGCAGTCGCGGGTCTTCTTCGACGACAACAACGACCGCACCAGCCTGCAGACTACCGGCTTCGTGCCCGACGTCCTCGTGGACGAGGTTCAGGACGGCTACGGCCTGTTGAACCTACGCGTCCGCTACGTGCCCACCGGGGCGAACTGGGAGGTCGAGGCTTTCGGCGACAACCTGACGGATGAAGCCTTCCTCAAGGACGCGGGCAACACCGGCGACAGCCTGGGTCTGCCGACCTTCATCGCCGGCGAGCCCCTGACCTACGGCGTCAACCTGACCATCCGCTACTGA
- a CDS encoding alkaline phosphatase yields MIIDRRGLLGGIGAGAAVVSGPAFASSPHQAATVAFLHGVASGDPDSRSAVFWTRVTPGDASGADIEVTLEVARDAGFTDIVRTSSGLRARAARDFTVKHDLDGQGLEPGTEYVYRFKAGDVVSPTGRVRTLPEGATPDVVLAVASCQLYPGGLFNAYDAMSKLERLDAVIHLGDYIYEYGARESDYGGATGAQLSRLHQPPREIVTLEDYRLRHAQYKSDPDLQAAHARAAFICVWDDHEVANDAWSMGAENHTDATEGAFADRKATALRAYFEWMPIREPRAGLTPDAIYRSFDFGDLATLAMVETRLVARQKQLDYATDMPMVDGKPDLEAFGALLNDPDRDLLGDPQRDWIQRTLAASKAAGRPWQVIGNQVVMARVKGPDVTKIASPAQIEGLLAGLPEDVRAGVGQMIQLYTLGVPFGLDSWDGYPAGRERLYQAFKAAEVQPIVLAGDSHAFWVNELKDAAGARRAVEFGTSGITSPSPGDAVAPLPLGPLLSANNDEVVFCDQTGKGYILLTLTPDTAEARLQTVSTILAKPYTAATGSTWTVKRDGDGITAPVRS; encoded by the coding sequence ATGATCATCGACCGTCGCGGCCTTCTGGGCGGGATCGGGGCCGGCGCCGCCGTCGTCTCCGGACCGGCCTTCGCCTCTTCGCCCCACCAGGCCGCGACCGTCGCCTTCCTGCACGGAGTCGCCTCCGGCGATCCCGACAGCCGGTCGGCCGTGTTCTGGACCCGCGTCACCCCGGGCGACGCCTCGGGGGCCGACATCGAGGTGACGCTGGAGGTCGCGCGCGACGCCGGCTTCACCGACATTGTCCGCACCTCGAGCGGTCTGCGCGCCCGCGCCGCCCGCGATTTCACGGTCAAGCACGACCTGGACGGCCAGGGCCTCGAGCCGGGAACGGAGTATGTCTATCGCTTCAAGGCGGGCGACGTCGTCTCGCCCACGGGCCGGGTCCGCACCCTGCCCGAGGGCGCCACGCCCGACGTCGTCCTGGCCGTCGCCTCGTGCCAGCTCTATCCGGGCGGCCTGTTCAACGCGTACGACGCCATGTCCAAGCTGGAGCGGCTCGACGCCGTCATCCACCTCGGCGACTACATCTATGAGTATGGCGCGCGCGAGAGCGACTACGGCGGCGCGACGGGGGCCCAGCTCAGCCGCCTGCACCAGCCGCCGCGCGAGATCGTCACGCTCGAGGACTACCGGCTGCGTCACGCCCAGTACAAGTCCGACCCGGACCTGCAGGCCGCCCACGCCCGCGCCGCCTTCATCTGCGTCTGGGACGACCACGAGGTCGCCAACGACGCCTGGTCCATGGGGGCCGAGAACCATACGGACGCCACCGAGGGGGCCTTCGCCGACCGCAAGGCCACGGCCCTGCGCGCCTATTTCGAATGGATGCCGATCCGCGAGCCCAGGGCCGGCCTGACGCCGGACGCCATCTATCGCAGCTTCGATTTCGGCGACCTGGCCACCCTGGCCATGGTCGAGACCCGGCTGGTCGCGCGCCAGAAACAGCTCGACTACGCCACCGACATGCCGATGGTCGACGGCAAGCCCGACCTCGAGGCCTTTGGGGCCCTGCTGAACGACCCGGACCGCGACCTGCTGGGCGACCCCCAGCGCGACTGGATCCAGCGCACCCTGGCCGCCTCCAAGGCCGCCGGCCGTCCGTGGCAGGTGATCGGCAACCAGGTGGTCATGGCCCGGGTCAAGGGGCCCGACGTGACCAAGATCGCCTCCCCGGCCCAGATCGAGGGCCTGCTGGCCGGTCTGCCGGAGGACGTCCGCGCGGGCGTCGGACAGATGATCCAGCTCTATACCCTGGGCGTCCCCTTCGGCCTCGACAGCTGGGACGGCTATCCGGCTGGCCGCGAGCGCCTGTACCAGGCCTTCAAGGCCGCCGAGGTCCAGCCCATCGTCCTGGCCGGCGACAGCCATGCCTTCTGGGTCAACGAGCTGAAGGACGCCGCCGGCGCGCGCCGCGCGGTCGAGTTCGGCACCAGCGGCATCACCAGCCCCTCGCCCGGCGACGCCGTCGCTCCCCTGCCCCTGGGTCCCCTGCTCAGCGCCAACAACGACGAGGTCGTCTTCTGCGACCAGACGGGAAAGGGCTATATCCTGCTGACCCTGACGCCCGACACCGCCGAGGCCAGGCTGCAGACCGTCTCCACCATCCTGGCCAAGCCCTATACGGCGGCCACGGGCTCGACCTGGACCGTGAAGCGGGACGGCGATGGGATCACGGCACCGGTGCGGAGCTAG